GTCGACGAGGTGGTCGACGAACCCGGTGCGCTGCCGTTGGTCTCCCACGTGCTGCTGGAGACGTGGCGGAGGCGGCGGGGCAAGACGTTGACCCTCCAGGGGTACGAAGCCGCGGGCGGGGTGCGCGGTGCGCTGGCGCAGACCGCCGAGCGGGTCTACGCCGGACTGACCCCCGGGCAGGCGGAGGCCGCCCGGCGGGTGCTGACCCGGCTGATCACGCCGGGGGACGGCGCGCGGGACACCAGGCGTCCCACCGACCGCGCCGAGTTCGACACGACCGTGCGCGTCGACCACGAGGTCGTCCTCCACCGGTTCGCCGACGCCCGGCTGATCACGTTGGACGACGGCGTGGTGGACCTGGCGCACGAGGCGCTGATCACCTCGTGGCCCCGGCTGCGGGACTGGGTCGACGCCGATCGCGAACGCCTGAACCGGCACCGCCGGCTGACCGAGGCCGCCCGGACCTGGGACGAGCTGGACCGCGACCCCGGTGCCCTGTACCGGGGCACGCGGCTGGCGTCGACCCGCGAGTGGATCACCGAGGACCGCGACCGGCTCAACGCCCTGGAACGGGAGTTCCTGACCGCCGCCGTCCGCCTCGCCGAGCACGAGGAGGCGGCCGCGGCGCGCCGCACCCGGCTGCTGCGCAACCTCGTCGTCGGGCTGGCCGTGCTGCTGCTGGTCGCGGGCGTCGTCAGCGGGATCGCGCTGCACCAGCGGCGGCAGGCCGTGCAGGCCCGGCAGGAGGCGCTGTCGCGGCAGTTGGCGGCCCAGGCCCTGGGGCTGCTCGACTCCCGACCCGCCACGGCGATGCTGCTGGCGGTGCAGGCGTACCGCATCGCCGAAACCGCCGAGGCACGCGGCGCGCTGCTGACCGTGTCGTCCCGGCGGACCTACCGCGGCGAGCTGACCGGTCACGGCGACGCCGTCTCGGACCTGACCTTCACCTCCGACGGCACCCTGGCCACGGTGAGCAGGGACCGCACGCTGCGGCTGTGGGACACCGGGGCCCGCGCCCACCGCGCCACCCTGACCGGGCACGACACGTGGCTGCGCGCCGTGGAGGCCGGCCCGGGGGGACGGCTCGTGGCCACCGGCGGTGACGACGGCGCGGTGGTGCTGTGGGACACCGGGCGCCAAGCGGCCGTGGCGACGTTGCGCGACGGTCCTGCCGCGCCGGTCAAGGACATCGCGTTCAGCCCGGACGGCCGCACCCTGGCCGCCGCGGGAGCGGACGGAGCGGTCGTCCTGTGGGACTACGGCGAACGTGTTCGGCGCATGACGCTGTCGGGGCACACCGGCTCGGTGGAGACCGCCGCGTTCAGCCCCGACGGACGGACGCTGGCCACCGCGGGCAACGACCGCGTCGTCGTGCTGTGGGACACCGCCACCGGTGCGCGCATCGCCACCTTGACCGGGCACACCGCTCCCGTGGGAGCCGTCGCGTTCAGCCCGGACGGCCGCACGCTCGCCACGGCGGGCCACGACCACACCGTGATCCTGTGGGACCCGAACCGCCACGTCCCCTCGGCGACACTCAGCGGCCACACCGGTCCCGTGCGGGCCCTCGCGTTCAGCCCGGACGGCAGCACGCTGGCCACCGCCGGGCACGACCTGACCGTGGGCCTGTGGGACACCGCGACCGGCCGACGCCGGGCCACCCTCACCGGACAGCTGTCCAACCTGTACGCCCTCGCCTTCAGCCCGGACGGGGCCACGCTCGCCGCGGCCGGTGAAGGGGGCGTCATCATGCTGTGGGACCCCCGGCGCACCGCCCTCACCGGCCACACCGACCGGGTCAACACGATCGCCTTCAGCCCGGACGGCCGCACGGTCGCCGCGGCGAGCGACGACCGCACCACCAACCTGTGGGACACCACCGACCGCTCCCGCCGCGCCACCCTGCCCAGCGATGCCGGCCCGGTGAACGCACTGGCGTTCAGCCCCGACGGCCGCACCCTGGCCACCGCCACCGGCACCGCGCAACACCCGCCCCGCGCCGACGACTACACCCTCACCCTGTGGGACACCGCCGACCGGCGACGCACCGCCACGCTCACCGGCCACACCGACCGCGTCATGGACGTGGCGTTCAGCCCGGACGGTCGGACCCTGGCCACCGGCGGCGCCGACGGCCGCGTCATCCTCTGGGACGCGGCACAACCCGCCAAGCGAGCCGTCCTCCTCGACAACCAGAGCAAGGGCAGCGACACCGACGTGATCAACGCCGTCGCTTTCAGCCCCGATGGCCGCACCCTGGCCGCCGCGCACCACAGCAGCGCCGTCTCGCTGTGGGACCCGGCGACCGGGACCCGCGTGGCGACGTTGCAGGGGCACACCGGTTCCCTGCGCGCGCTGGCGTTCAGCCCGGACGGCAGCACGCTGGCCACCGCCGCCATCGACCAGACCATCCGCCTGTGGGACCTGCGGCAGCACAGGACGACCGCCGTGCTCAGCGGCAACACCGGCACCGCCAACGCCGTGGCCTTCAGCCCGGACGGGCGGGTCCTGGCAGCCGCCAACGCCGACAAGACCGTGACCCTGTGGGACCCGGCCACCGCCGAACCGATCGCCGCCCTCAACGGACACACCCGCCAGATCACGGCCCTCACCTTCAGCCCCGACGGCCACACCCTGGCCACGGCGGCCACCGACCACACCGCCATGCTGTGGGAGTCCGACCCGGCCCACGCCGTCGAACAACTCTGCGCCACCCTCGGCCGCGACCTGACCCAAGCCGAGCGAGACCAGTTCCTGCCCGGCGCCCACCCGACACCGACCTGCACCTGACCCCGCCGTCGCACGCCTGAACAGGTGGCTCGGACCAGCGTGACGCCGGCCAGGGGACCCGTTCACGGCCGGTTCGCACCGGGGCTTCCACGTCGGGCGGCAGGCGGTCCCGGACGATCCCCCCTGGGCGTCCGCTGAAACGCCGACGCGATCATGAGCGATGTCGATGACGTGCGTGGTGTGGAGTGCGAGCCGGGCGGTGCGCTGTGATCGCCGCCGAGGTGGTCGGCCCCCTGTGGTGTGATCCCGGGCTCGACCGACGTGGTGGCCGCTACCCGTTGTCCGTCGAAGCCCCGGTGATGAACATGGTGGACACGCTCGTGCCCGGCGTGTCCACCCTGACCCGGCTGGTTCGCTACTACGCGCTGTACTGGGCGTTGGCCGACCACGCCGAGGAGCACGGCCTCGACGCCGCGGCGTGCCAGGAACTCGTGCGGCGCGCGGAAGTCACCCTGGCGCTGGTGTCGGTGGACCACGACCGCGAGTTGTTCGCGCACGGCGTGGACCGGGTGAAGACGATGCTGCGCAAGGGCACCACCGCTGGTCTGGCCGAGCTCGGGCGCTCCTCGTATTCGCCGCGCGCCTGGGGGTTCTGGTCCCAGTACAACGGCCCGAGCATCACGTTGGGCACGGTCGACGTCGAGGACGGCGCGTTGCGGCCCGGTAGGCACCGGTGCCCGGCCTCGGTGCGGCGGATGTTCCAGCCGATGATCGACTTCCTGGCGCGGGACGGGCTGGGCGACGGTGACGTGGGTCGGTTCTCCGGGCTGGCGATCGAGGAACCCGACACCGCCGACCTGCCGCCGCTGCGGGACCTCTTCACCGCGACCCGGCACGGGCGGCACCGGCCGGAGGAGTGGAACGGCGACGACCACACCCGGCGCGCCACGTTGCGGATGCTGGCGAGGGCGGTGCAACGCGCCCCGGGTGGGGCGCCCGCGGACGCGTTCCGCGCCCACCTCGCCTACGGGGACGCGCTCGACACCGATCCGGTCCTGGTCGGCGAGGAACGTGCTCGGGCGTGGCGAGGGGTGTTGCTGCGGCACCACTCCGTGGGTGCGTGGCGCCGGCTGTGGGCCGCACTCGTGGACGAGGTCATCGACGCGGGCGGTACCGCCACGCGGGACGACCTCCACGCGTGGGTCGGCTCCGCGGTGTCCGCCGGGACCGTGCGCGGCTTCGTCAGGTCGCTGCCGGGTGCGGTCGACGCAACCGGTCATCCGCTGCCCGCGGAGGAAGAGGTGCTCGGGTCGGGTGCTCCGATCGAGGCGGACCTGGCCGTGCTCCTGATCGGCGCGCAACGCCTCACCCACCTGCGCGGCCGAAGCCTCGACGCGTTCCTCGGACGCCGGCGCCGGTCGTCCGGCCGCGGTCAGTTCCTGGACCCCACCTGGGTCGCCTTCCGCGAAGCCGAACACGGCGACCGACCCCTGGCCGAACTCGCCCGAGCGTTCGTCGACGACATGCTGGCGCAGTCGCGCCGAGTGGCCCTGCGCAAACTGCGAGTCGACGGCAACGGCCGGATGACGCTGTTCAGCAAGCTGCACGAACGCAACGGCCGGTACTTCGCCGACCAGCGGGAGGGAATGGGCAACGTGGGCCTGCGCATCGACCAGCTCGCGGCGATGGCGCGGCAGCTCGGGTTGTTGTCGGACAGCGGTGTCACCGCCCTCGGCGCCGACCTGCTGGAGCCGGCCGCGTGAGCCGCGCCCACCACGAGTTCCACTCCCCGTCGACCCTGCTGCACGAGTGGCGCGACCGACCGGACGGTGCCCGCCTGCGGGAGGTCCTGATCACCGGTTACACGCACGACCTGGTGTTCCTCGAACGCCACTGCGTCCCCACCGCACGCGGCCTGGGTGCGAGGGTCACCATCCTCGGCGACGCCGCGCAAGCGGTGCACGACCCGGTCGACGTCCGGTACGCGGGTCGCACCTACCAGCACGGTTTCGCGGCCTGCGAAGGCGCCTTCCACCCCAAGCTCGTCGTGCTGGTCGGCGACGAGGACGTGTGGGCCGCGATCGGGTCGGGCAACCCGACGATGTCCGGGTGGGGGCACAACCGGGAGCTGTGGCTGGTGCTGCGCACCTCGCGACGGCGGGGACCGGCCGCCCAACGCGACCTCGCCGCCTGGTTGGTCGAACTGCCCGAGGTGGTCGCGATGCCGTCGTGGATCGCGGACGCGGTCCTCCGCACCGGCGAGCACGTCGACCCCGACGAGGTCGACGATTCGGTGCCCGGTCTGCGGATCTTCGGCAACCTGCGGCAGCCGCTGCTGAGCCGGCTGCCGACGGCTTCCGTCGAGGCCTTGCGCGTCAGCTCACCGTTCTTCGACCCGCAAGCCGCGGCCTTGCGCGCCCTGGTGCGCCGGTTGTCCCCGGCGGCGGTGGACATCGCCCTGCAGCCGAGGCTGACGCAGTACGACGCCGCTTCGATCGTCAGCGCCACCGCGGCGGCGGGCACGACCCGCTACCGGCTGCTGGACGAGGACCGCACGCGGCACGGCAAGTTGGTGGAGTGGAGCTCCGGCGGAACCACCACGGCGTTGGTGGGCAGCGCGAACTGCACGGCGGCCGGGCTGCTCACCGCCACCGACGCGGGCGGCAACTGCGAACTCGTCGCGTCCCTGCCGATCCCGGTCAGCCTGATGCCCGAGGGGACCACGACGACCGCCCCGCCCGCCTCGACCCATCCGGTGCCCACGTCACCCGGACGCGCGGTCGTGCTCGTCCTGCTCGGTGCCCGCCGCCAGGACGACCACCTGGTGGTGGAGCTGAAGACCACGGCGCGCGAGCCGGTCACCATCGAGTCCTCGCCCGACGGGACACCCGGCACCTGGACCGCTTTCCACACCTGGCACCCGACCGGGCCCCTTCCGGCGGTGCTGCGGTTCCCCGCACCCGAACAGCTCGGCAGCGCGGTGCGCGCCTGGGTGGAGGTGCGGGGCGAGCGGGTCGTGTCGTCGGAGGTGTACCTGACGGACCCGGTGCGGTGCCTGCCCCGCGGGGACGAGCACGACCGGCCACGACTTGTTCGTGACTACGAGCTGGACAGCACCTTCACCGACCCGGCGCTCGCCGCGCGCTTCAACGCCGACCTCGTGCGCCTGCTCAGCCAGGTGTCCCGGGAACGGGTCACCGGTGCACCAGCCTTGCGCGCACACCCCCACGGCGTCGCGGCGGTGGCGCCGGAGGACCGCTGGGGTGTGTGGTTGCAGCACGTGGAGGCGACGATCGGGCCGTCGCTCACGGGCTTGGTCTTCCCTTCGTCGCCGCAACTGCCCGACGGCAGGGTCACGGCGTGGGCCGTAGGACCTGACCCCGATGACACCGAACTGGCCGACGACGAGGACGAGAGCGTCGTGGAGGCCACGGCGTCCCAGGAGCCGAACAACCGCGTCATCCCACCGTCGGAGCGCGGGAAGCTGCGAACGTGGGCCGCTCGGTGGGTCAAGGCGGTGTCGGGGCCGATCCGGCCGCCGTTGGAGCTGCGGATGACCGTCACCCTGCTCTACCTGGACCTGCTCGCCGCGGGGGTGTGGGGTGCGGAGGACGGGTGGCGCACGGAAGTGCGCGATCTCGTGCACGCGCTGGTGCCGGACGACGACGAGGCGGACGACGTGCCCGGCCGGGCGATCTCGTACCAGTACTCGCTGACGGCGGTGTGCCTTGCCCTGCTGTTCCAAGGTGCCACGTTGCACGGCGGCGGCGAGCGCGACGTCATCGCGAGGGCTGCGTGGGAAGCCGGTCGTGAGTCCGCGGCGTTCGCCGACCGGCGGCTGACCACCGAGTACCTGCACGAAGCCACGCAACCGCACGCCAGGGTGGTCACGGAGTCGGAGGTGGAGAACGTGATCGCCCTCGCCGAGGCGGTCGTCGACGATCCGCACGCCGAGGTGCGCGCCGCCTTCGAGCAGGCCGGGCTGTCGGTGCGGCTGGTGGACGGCGTCTGGGTCCGGGACGGCGACTTCCGCAACCCGCGCCGAGCCGCCGCCGAGGTCGCGACCATCGCCGGCAAGCGGTCCGCCGTGCTGGCCCGCAACGCCGCCAAGGCGGTGGTCCTGCTGCACGACGGCACGACCCTCGTCCTCGCCGAGTCCACCGCACCACGTTGGCGCGTCTACCGCCTCTCACCGCTCAGCACCCCGTCGTTGCTGCTCGGAGGCGCGGACGGCCTGCCGACAGCATCGAGCCAGCACCCGTTGGACCCCTCACCGCCGGAGGTGGTCCACCTCGCCGACCGGTTGCGGGTCGACCTCGCGCACCTGGTGGCCGCGGTCCGCACGTCCTGAACCGAGCGCACCGAGTGCGGCGCTGATCGCCGAGTAGCGGATGCGTTCCTGCTCCAGTCGCACCGACTCGCCGAAGGCGCCTTCGACCAGGTCTCGGTACAGCGCGGCCTCGCCCGGGGTGAGCGCCCGCAGCACGCCGCTGACCGGTTGACCTCATTTCGCACCACTGTCGGTCCGCAGATGCAGCAGACGTCCTTCGCCCACCGGAAGGTCCATGACAGGTTCCAGACCTTCTTCAGTTAGCACGTCCTTGCGTGATTGAGCCGGTGCGTGTGTGTGGGTAGCGCACCTCGGCCATGTCGGGACAGGTCCCTGGCCGTGACCGATACCGTGGGCGCGTGATCCGACAAGCGGTGGCCGCCGCGGTGGCGGTGCTGGTGGTGTCCGGCTGTTCCGCGAGTGATGGTCCGGCCACCGCGGAGCGCACTACCGTCACGACGACCACGACCCTCACGCCGACCACGGCCGCCGCCCCGTCCGTCCCCGAGCCACGGCAGCTGTGCGTCGAGCTGGCGGCTGTGGACCTGTCGAACCCGCAGGAGCTGCTCACCATCCAGCCGCGAACAACGGGGGACCACTCCTTCCAGGTACCGCTGGCCTACCTGGCGGCGAAGCTGGTCGCGCTCGAATCCGCGCTCAGGGCCGGCACCAACCCGGAGTACCCGACGCAGGAAGCGGTGGATGCGGCGAAGAACGTGCTGGACTTGTGCCGGCAGCGCGGCTACGTGTAGGCCACGCTCACCAGAACAGCGGGAACCACCTCACCCGGCGCTGTCCCGCGTGGTCACCTGACGGCCTCGACGAACGGGGCGATCACGGCCTCGACCGGCTGACCGGGGCACCAGCAGCACGGAAACGGGCTCGTTGCCGAGCACGATGTCGACGAGGCCCGGACAGTGCACGCCGTCAGCCTCCACCTCCGTCAGCAGTTCACCGGTCTGCGCACGTAGAGGCGGCAGGAGGTAGTTCGGCGGGCGCTCGGGTAGCAGGGGCTGCAGATGCTCGGGTGTGGTCGGGGTGCCGGTCAAGGGGCGGGTTGGCCGGAATGTGACACGGCGGCGGCCTTGCCCCCGCGAAAAGCGGCTCACTACGTTCCCGGTCACGGGGTGATCGGAGCACGTGGTGAGGTCACTTGGCGAAGCGGGGTCTGGGAGCGCTCCCAGAACCGCTGCCGTCGTGGCGGAGACCGTGGCGTACAAGGGAGTGCATGTCGTTGGAGGACCGATGACGGCACAAGGCCGGCGACCGGTGACGCGCTGGTCCGCCGCCCCCGTGGCGGCGCGGCGGGGGAACCGCATGCGGGCTGTCACGGTCGAGTTGGTGGGACGCATCGTTCGCGGTGTTCACGCGTACGGGACGTCACTGCCGCCCGAGCACGTGTTGTGCGAGATCTTCTCGGTGAGCCGGAGTGTGCTGCGCGAAGCCGTCAAGGTTCTCGAGGAGAAGGGTTTGGTGCAGGTGCGCCAGGGGACGGGCACGGTGGTCACCCCGCCGACGATGTGGAACACCCTCGACGAACTCGTCCTCGGGGCGCTCATCGCCGAGGACGAGACGCTGACGATCCTCGACGACCTGGTGATGACCCGCCGGGTGCTGGAGTCCGAGATGGCCGCGATGACCGCCCGCACCGCCGACCAGGCCACCCTCGACCGGCTGCGCGCCCTCGTCGACCTCATGGACGAACTCGTGGACGACCCCGTCGCCTACCGCAGGGAGGACCTGACCTTCCACGACGTGATCATGCAGGCGTCCGGCAACCGCATCGCCCGCTCCGTCGTGCGCGCGCTGGAGAGCCAGGTCGCCAACACCGCCCGTTACGTGGGCAAGAGCGAACCGGCCCTGTGCGTCGCCTCCAACCGGGGGCATCGCCGCGTCTACGAGCGGATCGCGGCGCACGACCCGGACGGTGCCGCCCACGCGATGTTCACCCACATCACCGAGGCGTGGCTCGTGCGTCGCAGCGGCCCGGGAGACCCGAGTCGCCTGGAACGCTAGCGCCTCACCCGACCACGCGGGCATGTGCGACGACGACCTGGGGCGTCATCCGCCGGTCGACAGGGCCGCCAGGCGGGTGGTCAGCAGGCCGGCCATCGCGCGGACGCCGTGGCCGATCGCC
This DNA window, taken from Saccharothrix variisporea, encodes the following:
- a CDS encoding helix-turn-helix domain-containing protein; amino-acid sequence: MGRREIPVDASAGPVQHFASDLRQLRRKSGLTYREMARRAGFSAPALSTAATGVKLPSLPVALAYVRACGGDVEEWERRWRQISEDSAGQVVADDDPATAPYRGLARYELGDGDWFFGRDKLVRAVRGLLDRHRFVTVVGPSGSGKSSLLRAGVAPELPSVRLITPGEHPVRAHRDLLAARRDEGEVVIVDQFEEVFTLCADPDERAGFLDLLLGGTTRVAVAIRSDFYGRCAEHAVLAEAVNQAQVLVGPVDAAELREVIVKPAAAAGLIVERALTARLVDEVVDEPGALPLVSHVLLETWRRRRGKTLTLQGYEAAGGVRGALAQTAERVYAGLTPGQAEAARRVLTRLITPGDGARDTRRPTDRAEFDTTVRVDHEVVLHRFADARLITLDDGVVDLAHEALITSWPRLRDWVDADRERLNRHRRLTEAARTWDELDRDPGALYRGTRLASTREWITEDRDRLNALEREFLTAAVRLAEHEEAAAARRTRLLRNLVVGLAVLLLVAGVVSGIALHQRRQAVQARQEALSRQLAAQALGLLDSRPATAMLLAVQAYRIAETAEARGALLTVSSRRTYRGELTGHGDAVSDLTFTSDGTLATVSRDRTLRLWDTGARAHRATLTGHDTWLRAVEAGPGGRLVATGGDDGAVVLWDTGRQAAVATLRDGPAAPVKDIAFSPDGRTLAAAGADGAVVLWDYGERVRRMTLSGHTGSVETAAFSPDGRTLATAGNDRVVVLWDTATGARIATLTGHTAPVGAVAFSPDGRTLATAGHDHTVILWDPNRHVPSATLSGHTGPVRALAFSPDGSTLATAGHDLTVGLWDTATGRRRATLTGQLSNLYALAFSPDGATLAAAGEGGVIMLWDPRRTALTGHTDRVNTIAFSPDGRTVAAASDDRTTNLWDTTDRSRRATLPSDAGPVNALAFSPDGRTLATATGTAQHPPRADDYTLTLWDTADRRRTATLTGHTDRVMDVAFSPDGRTLATGGADGRVILWDAAQPAKRAVLLDNQSKGSDTDVINAVAFSPDGRTLAAAHHSSAVSLWDPATGTRVATLQGHTGSLRALAFSPDGSTLATAAIDQTIRLWDLRQHRTTAVLSGNTGTANAVAFSPDGRVLAAANADKTVTLWDPATAEPIAALNGHTRQITALTFSPDGHTLATAATDHTAMLWESDPAHAVEQLCATLGRDLTQAERDQFLPGAHPTPTCT
- a CDS encoding Wadjet anti-phage system protein JetD domain-containing protein; translated protein: MLRALTPGEAALYRDLVEGAFGESVRLEQERIRYSAISAALGALGSGRADRGHQVREVDPQPVGEVDHLRR
- a CDS encoding FadR/GntR family transcriptional regulator, whose product is MRAVTVELVGRIVRGVHAYGTSLPPEHVLCEIFSVSRSVLREAVKVLEEKGLVQVRQGTGTVVTPPTMWNTLDELVLGALIAEDETLTILDDLVMTRRVLESEMAAMTARTADQATLDRLRALVDLMDELVDDPVAYRREDLTFHDVIMQASGNRIARSVVRALESQVANTARYVGKSEPALCVASNRGHRRVYERIAAHDPDGAAHAMFTHITEAWLVRRSGPGDPSRLER